Proteins encoded by one window of Porphyromonas vaginalis:
- a CDS encoding RidA family protein: MKKVISTPNAPAAIGPYSQAIAFGDMLITSGQLGLDPKSGAFVSEDVSAQTEQVFRNLKAILDEAGFTFDQVVKTTCFLADMGDFAAMNAVYEKHFSGAFPARSAVAVKTLPKGGLVEIEVIAHK, from the coding sequence ATGAAAAAAGTAATTTCCACTCCAAACGCTCCTGCAGCTATCGGACCTTACAGCCAGGCAATAGCCTTCGGCGACATGCTCATCACCTCGGGTCAGCTTGGCCTGGATCCCAAGTCTGGTGCTTTCGTATCAGAAGATGTCTCAGCACAGACGGAGCAAGTCTTTCGCAATCTGAAGGCTATCCTCGACGAGGCTGGCTTTACCTTCGATCAGGTTGTCAAGACCACCTGCTTCCTCGCTGATATGGGCGACTTTGCTGCGATGAATGCAGTCTACGAGAAGCACTTCTCAGGTGCTTTCCCAGCACGCTCTGCCGTTGCTGTCAAGACCCTCCCCAAGGGCGGACTCGTCGAGATCGAAGTGATCGCACACAAGTAG
- the rlmB gene encoding 23S rRNA (guanosine(2251)-2'-O)-methyltransferase RlmB, with amino-acid sequence MIKQKLIYGIHALSESLASHSDIDKIYMKKGAATGELLEIKRTARAQGIPVMEVPAERLNRFTRGAHQGVVALISPITYTRLELLIPMLYDEGQMPFVVLLDGVTDVRNFGAIARTCECSGVHAIVIPERDSVSVTADAVNASAGALMRIPVCRERDLVTACRFLRDSGLQLVGADVDATTNYTSLPMTPPLGIVMGSEQKGISTGVLKQLTDRVSIPQLGQISSLNVSVATGIMLYEVVRQHNANL; translated from the coding sequence ATGATTAAGCAAAAACTCATCTACGGCATACACGCTCTCTCAGAGAGCCTAGCCTCTCATAGCGACATAGACAAGATCTATATGAAAAAAGGAGCCGCCACGGGCGAACTCCTAGAGATCAAACGCACCGCACGCGCTCAGGGCATACCTGTCATGGAGGTTCCCGCCGAGCGTCTCAACCGCTTCACACGAGGTGCCCACCAGGGGGTCGTAGCACTCATCTCGCCCATCACCTACACCCGTCTAGAGTTGCTCATACCGATGCTTTATGACGAGGGGCAGATGCCTTTTGTCGTACTGCTCGACGGGGTCACCGACGTGCGCAACTTTGGTGCTATTGCGCGTACTTGCGAATGCTCTGGGGTTCACGCTATTGTCATCCCCGAGCGAGACAGCGTCTCCGTTACGGCCGATGCGGTCAACGCTTCCGCTGGAGCACTCATGCGCATACCCGTCTGCCGTGAGCGTGACCTCGTGACCGCTTGCCGCTTCCTACGGGATAGCGGGCTACAGCTCGTCGGCGCCGATGTAGACGCCACGACAAACTACACCTCCCTCCCGATGACGCCACCCCTGGGCATCGTCATGGGGTCGGAGCAAAAAGGGATCTCCACGGGCGTCCTCAAGCAACTCACCGACCGCGTCTCCATACCACAGCTGGGACAGATCTCCTCGCTCAACGTATCGGTCGCTACCGGCATCATGCTCTACGAGGTCGTTCGCCAGCACAACGCAAACCTATAA
- a CDS encoding DNA repair protein RecN, which yields MLHSLYIRDYILIEELSCTFPTGLIAVTGETGAGKSIFVSALQLLAGGRADISTIRQGCQKAVIEGEFTQLSPQVIEWMQAQELETEESCLVRREIRQTGRSRIFVNDTPITLVQLEELGALLLDVHSQHRNLLLREGAYQIALIDSQLGAEAQLVEAYHSAYQQYHDNAIRLKKLRTEAQQAEAEYELNSRAYEEIAALKLEQYSLTDLADEAERLTHTQEIQEGLQSILALLNRPHSIVDQLTTAQEQMEQTAAYLPELTNYTERMRSLVIELDDIESDLNRLQGEVAYNPARLEEINTILGGVNALLKKHNLLSPEELVEYSQELGAKLAHTAQYEQELAALRTEVLQQRTEVLTLGKQLHEARAKVATQIARSVTKTLYQLEMPHARFDIALQLLDKPTERGMDQVDFLLSANSDQPLRPVTDIASGGEIARLMLALKALRSQAASSHAELASSPAIVFDEIDTGTSGIAASRIGDMLHTMGEHQQIFVITHLPQIASAATQHILIYKEETNGETHSHLRLLTPEERINEIARLQSGDQITPEAIAAAHTLLTAHD from the coding sequence ATGCTGCACAGCCTATACATACGGGACTACATTCTCATTGAGGAGCTTAGCTGCACCTTCCCCACGGGACTCATAGCAGTCACAGGTGAAACGGGAGCGGGCAAGAGTATCTTTGTCTCAGCCCTACAACTGCTGGCAGGAGGGCGTGCCGACATATCGACCATTCGTCAGGGCTGCCAGAAGGCGGTTATCGAGGGGGAGTTCACGCAGCTCAGCCCTCAGGTTATCGAATGGATGCAAGCGCAGGAGCTAGAGACCGAAGAGAGCTGTCTCGTACGTCGTGAGATACGACAGACGGGACGTAGTCGCATCTTTGTCAATGATACGCCCATCACCCTCGTTCAGCTGGAGGAACTGGGCGCACTCCTGCTGGACGTTCACTCGCAGCATCGCAACCTCTTGCTCCGTGAGGGCGCTTATCAGATCGCACTCATCGACTCGCAGCTAGGTGCCGAGGCGCAGCTTGTCGAGGCCTACCACAGCGCCTATCAGCAGTACCACGACAACGCCATACGACTCAAGAAGCTGCGCACAGAGGCGCAGCAAGCCGAGGCGGAGTATGAGCTGAACAGCCGAGCTTACGAGGAGATCGCTGCGCTCAAGCTCGAGCAGTACTCGCTCACTGACCTTGCCGACGAGGCGGAGCGACTCACCCACACACAGGAGATACAGGAGGGCTTGCAGAGCATCCTCGCACTACTCAACAGACCGCATAGCATCGTTGATCAGCTCACCACGGCGCAGGAGCAGATGGAGCAGACCGCTGCTTACCTTCCCGAGCTGACCAATTACACAGAGCGCATGCGGAGCCTCGTCATCGAGCTAGACGACATCGAGAGCGACTTGAACCGTCTGCAGGGCGAGGTCGCCTACAATCCTGCGCGCTTAGAGGAGATCAACACGATCCTAGGCGGAGTCAATGCTTTGCTCAAAAAGCACAACCTCCTATCCCCCGAAGAGCTCGTCGAGTACAGCCAAGAGCTTGGTGCCAAGCTCGCTCACACCGCTCAGTACGAGCAGGAGCTAGCCGCACTACGCACCGAAGTGCTCCAGCAGCGGACAGAGGTGCTCACCCTAGGCAAGCAACTCCACGAGGCGCGCGCCAAGGTCGCTACACAGATCGCACGGAGCGTCACCAAGACGCTCTACCAGCTGGAGATGCCGCACGCTCGCTTTGACATAGCACTCCAGCTCCTCGACAAGCCGACCGAGCGAGGCATGGATCAGGTCGACTTCCTGCTTTCAGCCAACAGCGATCAGCCACTCCGCCCAGTCACCGACATCGCTTCGGGCGGTGAGATAGCCCGACTGATGCTAGCACTTAAGGCTTTGCGCAGTCAAGCCGCCTCGAGCCACGCTGAGCTGGCCAGTTCGCCTGCTATCGTCTTTGACGAGATCGACACCGGCACCTCGGGCATCGCTGCCTCCCGCATAGGCGACATGCTCCACACGATGGGCGAGCACCAGCAGATCTTCGTCATCACCCACCTACCGCAGATCGCTTCGGCGGCCACCCAGCATATACTTATATATAAAGAGGAGACCAACGGCGAGACCCACTCGCACCTTCGCCTCCTCACACCCGAAGAGCGTATCAACGAGATAGCGCGCCTCCAGAGTGGCGACCAGATAACCCCAGAGGCTATCGCTGCCGCACACACATTACTTACAGCACATGATTAA
- a CDS encoding DUF4835 family protein yields the protein MALLLWLPAQSLAQELNARVTVNVDRLGSSADQAIVSDLTQQLTEMINQTRWTNATFSPMERIECAWGLNLVSVSDDGLYTAELSISAQRPVYGASYTTPLLVHLDRELNFQYAPYQPLVYAPTQIDNNLVATVAFYAYLILALDFDSFAPLGGDYAARQMQQLVATAQQMMDWSGWKAYASDNNRYAISQAYNDPAHQPWRNYWYQYHRQGLDLLTSNLRRGYTNILEQLSLLEETWQANSLSPLLQIFAQTKLDELPLLVEGAPQDSRMAAYKTLSKIFPTEDSKLSALKK from the coding sequence GTGGCACTACTCCTCTGGCTCCCTGCGCAGAGCCTAGCGCAGGAGCTGAATGCGCGTGTCACGGTCAACGTGGATCGTCTCGGCTCCTCTGCCGATCAGGCGATCGTGTCCGACTTGACCCAGCAGTTGACCGAGATGATCAACCAGACGCGATGGACGAATGCCACCTTCTCGCCAATGGAGCGGATCGAGTGCGCCTGGGGACTGAACCTCGTGAGCGTATCTGACGATGGTCTCTATACGGCCGAGCTAAGCATATCCGCACAGCGCCCCGTCTACGGAGCCTCCTATACGACCCCACTGCTGGTGCATCTAGACCGTGAGCTAAACTTCCAGTACGCTCCCTACCAGCCGCTCGTCTATGCGCCCACACAGATTGACAACAATCTCGTGGCGACGGTCGCTTTCTACGCTTATCTCATCTTAGCCTTGGACTTTGACTCCTTCGCACCTCTCGGGGGCGACTACGCTGCGCGACAGATGCAGCAGCTGGTGGCGACGGCTCAGCAGATGATGGACTGGTCAGGCTGGAAAGCTTACGCCAGCGACAACAACCGCTACGCCATCAGCCAAGCTTACAACGATCCAGCGCACCAGCCGTGGCGCAACTACTGGTACCAGTACCATCGCCAGGGACTAGACCTCCTCACGAGCAACTTACGTCGTGGCTACACCAATATATTAGAGCAGCTCTCCCTACTCGAGGAGACCTGGCAGGCCAACAGTTTGTCTCCACTCCTACAGATCTTCGCACAGACGAAGCTTGACGAGCTACCCCTTCTGGTCGAAGGTGCTCCACAGGATAGCCGCATGGCTGCTTACAAGACCCTCTCCAAGATCTTCCCAACGGAAGATAGCAAGCTCTCAGCCTTGAAGAAGTAA
- the coaBC gene encoding bifunctional phosphopantothenoylcysteine decarboxylase/phosphopantothenate--cysteine ligase CoaBC, producing MRLQNKHIVVGITGGIAAYKSASLVRLLIKEGAEVQVVMTPAAKEFITPLTLATLSQHAVVSDFFDRRDGSWHSHVTLGTWADLMIIAPATASTIGKMAHGIADNILVTTYLAMRAPVLIAPAMDLDMWSHPTTARNLEILAQDGVAQALPAEGFLASGLTGRGRMQEPEEILEQAVAMLTAKAEKLPLAGECVTITAGPTYEPIDDVRFIGNHSSGLMGISLAEALARQGAEVHLVLGPTHLRPTNPQIVVHPVMTAEEMLAAAQETFGRSSIAIFAAAVADYRPEERVSGKIKKERRGGEQMQLTLTQNPDIAATLGAQRRAGQYLVGFALETSVDTAAAESKLHNKHLDAIVLNSTSDAGAGFGVPTNKVLILDKAGTRCDLPLESKAVVAEQIVDFVLKHRTQLV from the coding sequence ATGCGCTTACAGAATAAGCATATAGTCGTAGGGATCACCGGCGGGATAGCCGCCTACAAGAGTGCCTCGCTCGTACGCCTGCTGATCAAGGAGGGAGCCGAGGTGCAGGTGGTTATGACGCCTGCCGCTAAGGAGTTCATCACGCCGCTGACGCTCGCCACGCTCTCGCAGCATGCGGTGGTCTCAGACTTCTTCGATCGTCGGGATGGTTCGTGGCATAGTCACGTGACGCTGGGCACTTGGGCTGACCTGATGATCATAGCTCCCGCCACGGCTAGCACGATCGGTAAGATGGCGCACGGCATTGCCGACAATATCCTCGTGACCACTTACCTAGCGATGCGCGCTCCCGTGCTGATCGCCCCTGCGATGGATCTAGACATGTGGTCTCACCCGACGACCGCCCGCAATCTGGAGATACTGGCGCAGGACGGTGTCGCACAAGCGTTGCCCGCCGAGGGCTTTCTCGCTAGTGGACTGACTGGGCGGGGACGTATGCAGGAGCCGGAGGAAATCTTAGAGCAGGCGGTCGCAATGCTCACCGCTAAAGCGGAGAAGCTACCCTTAGCAGGGGAGTGCGTCACCATCACAGCTGGACCTACCTACGAACCGATCGACGATGTGCGCTTCATAGGCAACCATTCGTCGGGACTGATGGGTATCTCACTGGCGGAAGCTTTGGCACGTCAGGGGGCCGAGGTACATTTGGTCTTAGGGCCAACGCATCTCCGTCCCACCAACCCGCAGATTGTCGTACACCCCGTGATGACTGCCGAAGAGATGCTGGCAGCAGCTCAGGAGACCTTCGGGCGTAGCTCGATAGCGATCTTTGCAGCGGCAGTGGCTGACTACCGACCCGAGGAGCGCGTGTCTGGAAAGATCAAGAAGGAGCGTCGTGGCGGGGAGCAGATGCAGCTCACGCTGACGCAAAATCCCGACATAGCAGCGACTCTTGGAGCGCAGCGCCGTGCAGGACAGTACTTAGTGGGCTTTGCTCTGGAGACCTCTGTGGATACAGCCGCAGCCGAGAGCAAGCTGCACAACAAACATCTCGATGCGATCGTGCTGAACTCGACGAGCGATGCGGGTGCGGGCTTTGGAGTTCCGACGAATAAGGTGCTAATCCTAGACAAAGCGGGCACTCGGTGCGACCTGCCACTAGAGAGCAAGGCGGTCGTGGCGGAGCAGATCGTAGACTTCGTGCTCAAGCATCGCACACAGCTCGTTTAG
- a CDS encoding 3'-5' exonuclease, with product MKLQLDRPLVFFDIEATGLDITNDRIVELTILKLMPDGERIVRTRRFNPEMPIPAESTAIHGITDEDVRDCPPFRACAKSLAELIDGCDLAGYNSQRFDLPMLGEEFLRAGVEVDLLSRQHIDVQTIFHKMEPRTLEGAVRFYCHREHIGAHGAEADTIATLDVLLAQLEKYGDALPSSVKELSDLTTYHRNVDLAGRIVRDDNDVPVFNFGKHKGRSVEEVLREEPGYLSWLLQADFSRDTKRQFLLIKEQMKP from the coding sequence ATGAAGTTACAGCTGGATCGTCCGCTAGTCTTCTTTGATATAGAGGCTACGGGACTAGATATTACGAATGACCGTATCGTCGAGTTAACCATTCTCAAGCTGATGCCCGATGGAGAGCGGATCGTGCGGACACGACGCTTCAATCCGGAGATGCCTATCCCAGCCGAAAGCACAGCAATACATGGCATTACGGACGAAGATGTGCGTGACTGTCCGCCCTTTAGAGCTTGTGCTAAGAGCTTAGCGGAGCTGATCGATGGATGCGACCTGGCGGGTTACAACTCGCAGCGCTTTGACCTGCCGATGCTCGGGGAGGAGTTCCTCCGTGCTGGGGTGGAGGTGGACCTGCTCTCTAGGCAACATATAGACGTGCAGACGATCTTTCACAAGATGGAGCCGCGGACGCTCGAGGGCGCTGTGCGCTTCTATTGTCATCGTGAGCATATCGGAGCGCATGGTGCTGAGGCAGACACGATCGCTACGCTCGATGTGCTACTGGCACAGCTGGAGAAGTATGGCGACGCACTGCCAAGCAGTGTCAAGGAACTCTCCGACCTGACCACTTATCATCGCAATGTAGACCTCGCTGGGCGCATTGTGCGAGACGATAACGATGTGCCGGTCTTTAACTTTGGCAAGCACAAGGGACGCTCTGTCGAGGAGGTTCTACGCGAAGAACCCGGCTACCTCAGCTGGCTACTACAAGCGGACTTCTCACGAGACACAAAGCGTCAGTTCCTCCTGATCAAGGAGCAGATGAAGCCTTAG
- a CDS encoding DNA polymerase III subunit beta: MKFTVNSNELSTLLQNVGRLVPASNVSMPALANYLFEVTPERISVTGGDTMMRSTGVIAPLECDGEMHFLIAPTPLLDYIKSLPVQPLTMEMQTTEEGARFIHLIHSTGYLDIPIGDADLYVSRESPEDTEGAAMMSMNSSSLLAGISAVLPAAYPDTSREQLHGVHFVMLTDRLELCATDNVQLVRYIDYDARIVEKEGEVAQASLRDPSFTLPIKVSSFLQSILPNFANEEVLVIFNNKQAEVRFGTYNVVSQVSVLDFPNYNGLLPDAMTYMIEIDGQVLQRATTRVNYLSNIVGLGADSSLLCITFEEHAMVMKGGFYAQGANTPGVDVEERIPVDYPEQMEGMQITFKTNTFIKFLKAFNAESLQLHITNATQPIMITPTKVADQTDLRGITAPVRI; the protein is encoded by the coding sequence ATGAAGTTTACCGTCAATAGCAACGAGCTCTCCACGCTCTTGCAAAATGTAGGGCGCCTTGTCCCTGCAAGCAATGTCTCTATGCCTGCACTGGCCAACTATCTCTTTGAGGTGACTCCTGAGCGGATCTCCGTGACGGGAGGCGATACGATGATGCGCTCGACTGGTGTGATCGCTCCGCTGGAGTGTGATGGCGAGATGCACTTTCTCATAGCTCCCACACCACTACTGGACTATATCAAGTCACTCCCTGTACAGCCACTGACCATGGAGATGCAGACGACCGAAGAGGGCGCACGCTTTATCCACCTGATCCACTCGACGGGATACCTAGACATACCCATCGGCGACGCGGATCTCTACGTCTCTAGAGAGTCTCCCGAGGATACCGAGGGGGCTGCGATGATGAGTATGAATAGCTCTAGCCTCCTGGCTGGTATCTCGGCGGTTCTACCGGCTGCCTATCCCGACACATCGCGTGAGCAGCTACATGGCGTGCACTTCGTCATGCTCACGGACCGTCTAGAGCTCTGCGCGACGGACAATGTGCAGCTCGTACGCTACATAGACTACGATGCACGGATCGTCGAGAAGGAGGGCGAGGTAGCACAAGCTTCGCTGAGGGATCCGAGCTTCACGCTCCCGATCAAGGTCTCTAGCTTCCTACAGTCTATCCTACCGAACTTTGCCAATGAGGAGGTACTCGTCATATTCAATAATAAGCAGGCGGAGGTGCGCTTCGGCACTTACAATGTGGTTTCGCAGGTGAGTGTGCTGGACTTCCCCAACTACAATGGGCTACTCCCCGATGCGATGACCTATATGATCGAGATCGACGGACAAGTTTTGCAGCGTGCCACAACTCGTGTCAACTATCTGAGCAATATCGTCGGGCTAGGTGCCGACTCGAGCCTGCTCTGTATCACCTTTGAGGAGCATGCGATGGTGATGAAGGGAGGCTTCTACGCACAGGGTGCGAATACGCCTGGTGTCGATGTCGAGGAGCGTATCCCCGTGGACTATCCCGAGCAGATGGAGGGGATGCAGATCACCTTCAAGACGAACACCTTCATTAAGTTCCTCAAGGCGTTCAATGCTGAGAGCTTGCAGCTACACATTACCAATGCCACGCAGCCGATCATGATCACACCGACCAAGGTGGCTGACCAAACGGACCTGCGAGGTATCACAGCTCCCGTACGTATCTAA
- a CDS encoding saccharopine dehydrogenase family protein: MTRVIIIGAGGVGTVVAHKVAQNAETFTDIMLASRTKSKCDAIAAQIQNVKIQTAQVDADDVEQLVKLFESFRPDICINVALPYQDLTIMEACLKAGVNYLDTANYEPLDEAKYQYSWQWAYHDRFKEAGLTAVLGCGFDPGVTSIFTAYAAKHHFDEIHYLDIVDCNGGDHHKAFATNFNPEINIREITQKGKYYHEGEWIETEPQEIHRPLHYPGIGVRESYLLYHEELESLVKHFPTIRRARFWMTFGEEYLKYLEVIQNIGMASIEPINYNGQEIVPIQFLKAVLPNPKELGENYTGETSIGCRIRGVKDGKERTYYIWNNCSHQAAYRETGTQGVSYTTGVPATTGALMLAKGLWGGAGVFNVEQFDPNPFLEEVARQGLPWHESFDIDIEFEK; the protein is encoded by the coding sequence ATGACAAGAGTGATCATCATCGGAGCTGGTGGCGTAGGCACCGTAGTAGCTCACAAAGTGGCTCAGAATGCTGAGACCTTTACTGACATTATGCTGGCGAGCCGCACTAAGTCTAAGTGTGACGCTATCGCAGCACAGATACAAAACGTCAAGATCCAGACCGCACAGGTGGATGCGGACGATGTGGAGCAGCTCGTGAAGCTCTTCGAAAGCTTCCGTCCAGACATCTGCATCAACGTAGCACTCCCCTACCAAGATCTCACCATCATGGAGGCGTGTCTCAAGGCAGGCGTCAACTACCTTGACACGGCAAACTATGAGCCCCTTGACGAGGCTAAGTATCAGTACAGCTGGCAGTGGGCCTACCACGACCGCTTTAAGGAGGCTGGGCTGACTGCCGTCCTAGGGTGTGGCTTTGACCCAGGTGTGACCAGTATCTTCACCGCTTACGCTGCCAAGCATCACTTTGACGAGATACACTACCTCGACATCGTGGACTGCAACGGTGGTGACCACCACAAGGCGTTTGCGACCAACTTCAACCCAGAGATCAATATCCGTGAGATCACCCAAAAGGGTAAGTACTACCACGAGGGCGAGTGGATCGAGACGGAGCCTCAGGAGATACATCGTCCGCTGCACTACCCAGGCATCGGCGTACGCGAGTCTTACCTACTCTACCACGAGGAGCTGGAGTCCCTCGTCAAGCACTTCCCCACGATACGTCGGGCGCGCTTCTGGATGACCTTCGGTGAGGAGTATCTCAAGTACCTCGAGGTGATCCAAAACATTGGTATGGCGAGCATCGAGCCGATCAACTACAATGGCCAGGAGATCGTGCCGATCCAATTCCTCAAGGCTGTCCTACCCAATCCTAAGGAGCTGGGCGAGAACTATACGGGCGAGACCTCTATCGGCTGCCGTATTCGTGGCGTCAAGGACGGCAAGGAGCGTACCTATTATATATGGAACAACTGCTCTCACCAAGCAGCCTACCGTGAGACCGGCACGCAGGGTGTCAGCTACACGACGGGTGTCCCCGCTACGACGGGCGCACTGATGCTCGCCAAGGGTCTGTGGGGTGGCGCTGGCGTCTTCAACGTCGAGCAGTTTGACCCAAATCCCTTCCTCGAGGAGGTGGCTCGTCAGGGACTGCCCTGGCATGAGTCCTTCGACATCGACATCGAGTTCGAGAAGTAA
- a CDS encoding alpha amylase C-terminal domain-containing protein, translated as MKRQRGTPRQAKQKQTTPLWAQQDPWLAPYYETIEAWQSYIAVRRQLFVGSQSLSSWACGHLYFGLHRTESGWTLREFAPAAQAVYLLCDANQWRKDPNYRFVANEERLGEWLLELPATALHHLDYYKLLICTDDEELERIPAYAHYVVQDPRDYSFCARVWAPEEPYLMQAPAPQRPDTLLIYECHIGMSGEEMGVASYEQFRTERLPYIVSAGYNTLQIMAVQEHPFYGSYGYHVSNFFAPSSRFGTPDDLKRLVNEAHALGLYVIMDLVHSHAVRNEAEGLARYDGTRTLFFHEGSRGEHPQWDSLCFDYGRGEVVHYLLSNCHYWLTEYGFDGFRFDGVTSMLYEDHGLGRPFLTYADYYNGNVDRDALTYLTLANELIHAVKPSATTIAEEVSGLPGLCESQATGGYGFDYRLAMNVPDYWIKLIKEQPDEAWNPENMWYELRNHRPTERTISYAESHDQALVGDKTIIFRLIDSDMYWHMQQNDYNDRVMRGIALCNMIRLMTFATMCGGYLTFMGNEFGHPEWIDFPREGNGYSYQYARRQWSLQANDLLRYKQLAHFDKGMLSLCGLTPRFAELSDYCYHSHTERQVIVFMRGDGYLFAFNFSPTESYVDYLIEGVPAGQYELLLDSDAVACGGFGRIDASVTHHTRTTAEGGTELRLYLPSRSAQVYCRKP; from the coding sequence ATGAAACGTCAGAGAGGTACTCCTCGCCAAGCAAAGCAAAAGCAGACCACGCCACTCTGGGCGCAGCAAGACCCGTGGCTCGCACCTTACTATGAGACGATAGAGGCGTGGCAAAGCTATATCGCAGTGCGTCGGCAGCTCTTTGTCGGCTCGCAGAGCCTTTCTAGCTGGGCGTGCGGACACCTTTACTTTGGGCTGCACCGCACCGAATCGGGGTGGACACTGCGTGAATTTGCGCCAGCGGCTCAGGCGGTCTACCTGCTTTGCGACGCTAACCAGTGGCGTAAAGATCCGAACTATCGATTTGTTGCCAATGAGGAGCGACTAGGTGAATGGCTCCTCGAGCTACCCGCCACAGCACTACACCATCTAGACTACTACAAGCTCCTTATCTGCACCGATGATGAGGAGCTAGAGCGGATCCCGGCTTACGCACATTATGTGGTGCAGGACCCGCGTGACTATAGCTTCTGCGCTCGTGTTTGGGCTCCCGAAGAGCCTTACCTGATGCAGGCGCCAGCACCTCAGCGTCCCGATACCTTGCTCATCTATGAGTGCCACATAGGGATGAGTGGCGAGGAGATGGGCGTTGCGAGCTACGAGCAGTTTCGCACGGAGCGACTCCCCTACATCGTCTCGGCGGGCTACAACACGCTCCAGATCATGGCGGTGCAGGAGCACCCGTTCTATGGCTCGTACGGCTATCACGTCTCCAACTTCTTCGCTCCGTCCAGTCGCTTCGGCACGCCCGACGACCTCAAGCGCCTGGTTAATGAGGCGCACGCCTTAGGGCTCTACGTCATTATGGACTTGGTCCACTCGCATGCCGTGCGCAACGAGGCTGAGGGCTTGGCGCGCTACGACGGCACGCGGACGCTCTTCTTTCACGAGGGGAGCCGTGGCGAGCACCCGCAGTGGGACTCGCTCTGCTTCGACTACGGCCGTGGTGAGGTGGTACACTACCTCCTCTCCAATTGCCACTACTGGCTCACGGAGTACGGCTTCGATGGCTTCCGCTTCGATGGGGTCACCTCGATGCTTTACGAGGACCACGGCTTGGGGCGACCTTTCCTCACTTATGCGGACTACTACAATGGCAACGTAGACCGAGATGCGCTGACCTATCTGACGCTCGCCAACGAACTAATCCACGCTGTCAAGCCCTCGGCGACGACCATCGCCGAGGAGGTGAGCGGACTGCCAGGACTGTGCGAAAGTCAAGCCACAGGCGGCTACGGCTTTGACTACCGCCTGGCGATGAATGTGCCGGACTACTGGATCAAGCTGATCAAAGAGCAGCCCGACGAAGCCTGGAATCCGGAGAATATGTGGTACGAACTGCGCAATCATCGTCCTACGGAGCGAACGATCTCCTACGCTGAGAGTCATGACCAGGCACTCGTCGGAGACAAGACTATCATCTTCCGACTCATCGATAGCGACATGTACTGGCACATGCAGCAGAACGACTACAACGATCGGGTGATGCGTGGCATAGCGCTCTGCAATATGATCCGTCTGATGACCTTCGCCACGATGTGCGGTGGTTATCTCACCTTCATGGGCAATGAGTTTGGACACCCCGAGTGGATCGACTTCCCTCGTGAGGGCAATGGCTACTCCTACCAGTACGCTCGTCGTCAGTGGTCACTACAGGCTAATGACTTACTGCGCTACAAGCAGCTAGCGCACTTTGACAAAGGGATGCTCTCGCTCTGTGGCTTGACGCCCCGCTTTGCAGAACTCTCGGACTACTGCTATCACAGCCACACGGAGCGACAGGTTATCGTCTTCATGCGAGGTGACGGCTACCTCTTTGCCTTCAACTTTAGCCCCACGGAGAGCTACGTCGACTATCTCATCGAGGGCGTGCCAGCGGGGCAGTACGAGCTTCTCCTCGACAGCGATGCGGTCGCCTGCGGAGGCTTCGGACGTATCGATGCCAGCGTCACGCACCACACCCGCACCACCGCCGAGGGTGGCACCGAGCTACGACTCTATCTGCCCTCCCGCTCAGCGCAAGTCTACTGTCGCAAGCCGTAA